The genomic stretch CAACAGCCCGAAGCGCGACAGGCAGATCGACACCGTGATCGTCAACATGGAGCGCTGGCGCTGGCTGCCGCGCCAGCTCGGCGCGTCCTCGGTCGGCAACGCCTATGTCATCCTGAACATCCCGGACTATACGCTGAAGGTGATGCAGAACGGCGCGCCGATCTGGACCACGCGTGTGGTGACCGGCAAGCCGGGGCAGCACGCCACCCCGCTGCTGACCGAGACGATGAAGTACATCACGGTCAACCCGACCTGGAACGTGCCGCCGTCGATCGTTTACAACGAATATCTGCCTGCCCTGCAGCAGGACCCGACCGTCCTGCAGCGTATGGGACTGAGGCTCGAGCAGAATCGCGACGGCTCGGTCCACATCTCGCAGCCGCCCGGCGAAGCCAATGCGCTCGGCCGCATCCGCTTCAACTTCCCGAACAAGTTCCTGGTCTATCAGCACGACACCCCGGACAAGAATCTGTTTGCCAAGGAAGATCGCGCCTTCAGCCATGGCTGCATGCGGGTGCAGAATCCGGATCAATACGCGTCGGTGTTGCTGAACATCGAGCAGCCGAACGACCATTACACGCCGGAGAAGATCCGCAGCATGTATGGCTCGAGCGAAATCGACCTGAAATTCGCGACGCCGATCCCGGTGAACATCACCTATCAGACCGCCTTCGTGGATGACGCCGGCAGGCTGCAGATCCGCAAGGACGTCTACGGCCGCGATGCCACCATGCTGTCGATGCTCAAGGGCGGCCGAAGCAAGGATCTGGAAAACGTGGTAGCGCATTCGCAGCCGAGCTATGGCGGTGGCGGTCGTCCGATCCTGCCGGCCGGCGTCAGCTTCGCCAGCGACAACAGCTCTTCCGGCCCGTCGTTCTTCGAGCGGCTGTTCGGCGGCGGGTCGCCAACGCCCCCGGCTCCGATTGGCCGGCGCCAACAGCCGCGGCGGGTGATCACCCGTTAACCCCTCGCTGCTCGCGGGCTGCCTGAATTTTTAAACAAAATCAACGATCTTGCCCGCCGGGCGAGATCGTTTACGTTAACCATTATCCCCCTCGGTGTCGGTACCGGGCACTTTTTCGCCACACTCGACGGGTTAGGTTAAGCCTAACTTGGGAGGTGGGAAGGTAAACTTCGGTTAACCCTCTCGCTTTAAGAAAGCGTTCATCCTCTTTCGCCGGGGTCTGCGGAAGAGCTCATTGATCGCTCGTCGACTGGGTGGGCTCATAAGTGCTGGCTGTTCTCGCACGCCAATTCAATCCGCTGTCGCTACCGAAGGCCGGATATCGAATCGGCCTGACGTCGCTATTGCTGTTGGCGGGGGCCGGCTCGGTGCACGATGCGACCGCGCTGAACGAAACCCGCACCCTTTCCTTCCATCACACCCATTCAGACGAAGACCTGACCGTCACCTTCAAGCGCGACGGGCGCTACGATGAAGAAGCGCTGAAGCAGCTCAATCACTTTCTCCGCGACTGGCGCAGCCAGGAACAGACCACGATGGATCGTCACCTGTTCGACATCCTCTGGGAAGTCTACCGCGACGTAGACGGCAAGAAGCCGATCCAGATCATCTCCTCGTACCGCTCCCCCGCCACCAACGCCATGCTCCGCCGCCGCTCTTCGGGCGTGGCCCGCTTCAGCCAGCACATGCTCGGCCACGCCATGGATTTCTACATCCCGGACGTGCCGCTGGAGCAGATCCGCTTTGCCGGGCTCAGGCTGCAGCGCGGCGGCGTCGGCTTCTATCCGACCTCGGGATCGCCGTTCGTCCATCTCGATACCGGCAGCATCCGCCACTGGCCGCGCATGACCCACGATCAGCTGGCACGGGTATTCCCGGATGGCCGCACCGTGCATGTCCCCACGGACGGCAATCCGCTGAAGGGATATGAACTCGCCCGCGCCGACATCGAGAAACGCGGTAATGGCGACGACGCCGCGACGGTGAGCAAGCCGAGCCTGTTTGCAAGACTGTTCCGGGGCAAGTCGAGCGACGACGACGAGGAAGCCGGCGCTACCGCTGTGACCGACAAACCGGCACCGGCGACCGTCGTGGCTGCCGCCGCGTCCGCAAAATCCGCCGATACCAGGCCTGCCGACGCCGTACCGATGCCGCGCTCGAAGCCGCAGGTCACAGCGACCCTGCAATTGGCCTCGGCCGACGCGCAGATCGTCCCGGCGCCGAAGTCCAGGCCGGAGACCAGGCAGGCTGCCGCGGACAAGGCTGAGCCGCAACCGCAGACCCCAGCCGACATCATCAACGCCCGCGGCTTCTGGGGCGACGCCTCCGCCGCGCCGAACCAGGCGACGCCGGCGCAGGTCGCCGCCCTCAACGCCCGCACGGCCGTCGGTGCCGCCGATCCGCAGCCGACCGCCAGCGTTTCCGAGGCCTTCAAGAGGGCGCTCGCCTACGCACCGGCCGCCACCTCGCCGGTCGACCGCGCCAACGTCGTCGCGGCCTCCGCGCCGATCCCGCACAACGTCCGGCCGACGCACAATGCCGCCCCCGCGACCGAGATCAACACGGTCGTCGCCAAGGGCCCGCAGGGTCAGGGCAGCGTGATCTCGACATCGACCCGGATATCGGCCGCCAAGGGCAACGATGTCTGGATGCGAGTCGTGATGCTGGCGCCGAGCGCGAGCGACGCGATGTCGACCACGGTGATGGGCGATACCGACATGACCCTGATGCGCGCCTTCTTCGTCAAGCCGCAAGCCTCGATCGCGATGACATTCTCGGACGATCCGATGATGGGGATCGTCTGCGACCGCTTCACCGGATCGGCCACCGCCAAGCTCGCGACCCAGTCGTTCGTGCTGCGCACCGCGTCGCTGCGCTAAAGCCCTCCTGCTTCCACAAACTCCGAGTCGTCCTCGCGAACGCGAGGATCCATACGCCGTGTCCTGTCGTTGGCGCACGGTGTCGGACGCCTTCTTCTGGCAAGGCCGCGTTTCCGCACCACGGCGTCAGGCCGGCAGGCCCGCCTTGAGGAGGCCGGCCTGATGACGCTCACGGTCGACGTCGCGCTTGTAGTGCTGGGTGCCCAGGTAGGCAGCCGTTGAGAATTTCGGCTCCTGCTTGAGGACCGCTGCCGCGTGCGCGGTGGCCGCTACCGGGTTGCCCATCTGCGCGAACGTGGCCGCGAGGAAGGCATGATGCGTGTGGTCAGGCCGCGTGATCCGTGAAAAGGCCTCGGCGGCTTCGGCGTATTTCTCGGCGCAATAGCAGGCGCGCCCGAGGTGGTTCCAGAAGCGCTCCGGATGGTAGGGATTGAGGCGCATCGCCTTCTTGATCCAGTCGATGCCTTCCTCCGGCCGCCCCAGCCAGGTCAAGAGCTCGCCCTGCTGCACGACAACGAGGTCGTAGTTGGGGTTGAGCGCGAGCGCACGCTCCTGGTGATACGCGGCCTTGTCATGGTCGTCGCGGTTCAGATTCAGTGCGGCGAGAATCCGGTGCACGTCGCTGTCATTGTCGTCGAGCGCCAGCGTGATCTCCAGCTCCGCCGCCACCTGCTCGAAGGTGGCATCGCGATCGGCGCACCAGTCATAGACCCAGGTCTGGCCCAGTACGCATGCCTTCCAGGCGTGAGCATGAGCATAGTTCGGGTCGAGCGCGAGGGCGCGCTCGAGCAGGCGCTGCGCCTCGGCGTTGTCCTCCCGTGTCGAGCGGTGGTGCCGAATCTTGGCAGCCAGCACGCACTCATAAGCCGCCATACTGTCGGTCGGCTTGCGTTTCGCACGGTCGTGCGTGGCGGCCTCGACCCGGCCGGGGAGCGTCGCAACGATTGCGCGGGTCATCTCGTCCTGGATCGCGAAAATATCCTCGAGCTCGCGGTCATAGCGCTCGGCCCAAATGTGCCGGTCGGTCTCTGCGTCAATGAGCTGCACGGTGACGCGGATGCGACTACCTGCTTTTCGCACGCTCCCTTCCAGCACGTAGTCGACGCCGAACTCGCGCGCGACCTCCTGCACGTTCACCGCCTTGCCCTTGTGCACAAAGGTTGAGTTGCGCGAGATGACGAGCAGGTCGTGGAAGCGTGACAGCTCCGTAATGATGTCCTCGGTGAGGCCGTCCGCGAAGAACTCCTGCTCCGGATCGCCGCTCATGTTGACGAGCGGCAGCACGGCGATGGACGGCTTCTTGGAGAACGCTGCCGCCGCCGCAGCATGCGTCGCACCCTCTGGCGCGGCTTTTGGATCCGCATCGAGCCGAATCCGGAAGACACGGATCGGACGGGCGATGTTCTTGACGCTCTGGTCGCCGAGATCCTCGAATGCGACGTCGTCCAGCCGGTTACCGACCTGATCGCGCACCGCGCCCGA from Bradyrhizobium sp. Ash2021 encodes the following:
- a CDS encoding DUF882 domain-containing protein — encoded protein: MLAVLARQFNPLSLPKAGYRIGLTSLLLLAGAGSVHDATALNETRTLSFHHTHSDEDLTVTFKRDGRYDEEALKQLNHFLRDWRSQEQTTMDRHLFDILWEVYRDVDGKKPIQIISSYRSPATNAMLRRRSSGVARFSQHMLGHAMDFYIPDVPLEQIRFAGLRLQRGGVGFYPTSGSPFVHLDTGSIRHWPRMTHDQLARVFPDGRTVHVPTDGNPLKGYELARADIEKRGNGDDAATVSKPSLFARLFRGKSSDDDEEAGATAVTDKPAPATVVAAAASAKSADTRPADAVPMPRSKPQVTATLQLASADAQIVPAPKSRPETRQAAADKAEPQPQTPADIINARGFWGDASAAPNQATPAQVAALNARTAVGAADPQPTASVSEAFKRALAYAPAATSPVDRANVVAASAPIPHNVRPTHNAAPATEINTVVAKGPQGQGSVISTSTRISAAKGNDVWMRVVMLAPSASDAMSTTVMGDTDMTLMRAFFVKPQASIAMTFSDDPMMGIVCDRFTGSATAKLATQSFVLRTASLR
- a CDS encoding adenylate/guanylate cyclase domain-containing protein, encoding MDVPGPERRLAAVLAADMVGYSRLMEVDETGTLARLKTHRIELIDPAIAKNHGRIIKTTGDGMLVEFHSVADAVLCAAEVQRRMARRNADVPPARWIQFRIGINLGDVIVEDNDIFGDGVNVAARLEMLAEPGGICISGAVRDQVGNRLDDVAFEDLGDQSVKNIARPIRVFRIRLDADPKAAPEGATHAAAAAAFSKKPSIAVLPLVNMSGDPEQEFFADGLTEDIITELSRFHDLLVISRNSTFVHKGKAVNVQEVAREFGVDYVLEGSVRKAGSRIRVTVQLIDAETDRHIWAERYDRELEDIFAIQDEMTRAIVATLPGRVEAATHDRAKRKPTDSMAAYECVLAAKIRHHRSTREDNAEAQRLLERALALDPNYAHAHAWKACVLGQTWVYDWCADRDATFEQVAAELEITLALDDNDSDVHRILAALNLNRDDHDKAAYHQERALALNPNYDLVVVQQGELLTWLGRPEEGIDWIKKAMRLNPYHPERFWNHLGRACYCAEKYAEAAEAFSRITRPDHTHHAFLAATFAQMGNPVAATAHAAAVLKQEPKFSTAAYLGTQHYKRDVDRERHQAGLLKAGLPA